In Gordonia iterans, the following proteins share a genomic window:
- a CDS encoding DUF3558 family protein, producing the protein MATRIDSWIWGIRLTKTRSAAGAACRAGHVQVNGVTAKPATTVSVGDEVRVRLHGRERIVEVTQLISKRASAVVAAECYIDRSPPPPPREVVAAIPRRDPGAGRPTKRERRQLDKLRSGGPMLILAAVVALVVGACGSDSEGADPTTVKTPQAGTGPDFERCGGLTAEDVMRATTFQGLQLYVDNTSSCEWRNSAGRNNQVASFNWYRGSPIGRERGLEQLTREERTVDIEIEGRPGFLARHQSICEVGLQYENDFIGISIADQRGLEESTVSQETMCNAAKSLAAEVIRKAS; encoded by the coding sequence ATGGCGACGCGCATCGACAGCTGGATCTGGGGTATCCGGCTGACCAAGACGCGATCAGCGGCCGGGGCCGCCTGCCGTGCGGGCCATGTGCAGGTCAACGGCGTCACGGCCAAGCCGGCGACCACCGTTTCGGTCGGCGACGAGGTGCGCGTGCGGCTGCACGGCCGCGAACGAATCGTGGAGGTCACACAACTGATCAGCAAACGCGCGTCGGCGGTCGTCGCCGCGGAATGCTACATCGACCGGAGTCCGCCGCCGCCACCGCGGGAAGTGGTCGCCGCCATTCCGCGCCGCGATCCGGGGGCCGGACGCCCGACCAAGCGGGAACGCCGCCAACTCGACAAGCTCCGTTCGGGCGGGCCGATGCTGATCCTCGCGGCGGTCGTGGCGCTGGTGGTCGGGGCGTGCGGATCCGACTCGGAAGGCGCGGACCCGACCACCGTCAAGACCCCGCAGGCCGGGACCGGACCGGACTTCGAACGATGTGGGGGCCTCACCGCCGAGGACGTGATGCGGGCGACCACCTTTCAGGGTCTGCAGCTGTACGTCGACAACACGTCATCGTGCGAATGGCGGAACAGTGCCGGTCGAAACAACCAGGTCGCGTCGTTCAACTGGTACCGCGGCTCACCCATCGGACGCGAGCGCGGCCTGGAGCAGCTGACCCGCGAAGAGCGCACCGTCGACATCGAGATCGAGGGCCGCCCCGGCTTCCTCGCCCGGCACCAGTCCATCTGTGAGGTCGGCCTGCAATATGAGAACGACTTCATCGGAATCTCCATCGCCGATCAGCGCGGCCTCGAAGAGTCGACCGTGTCGCAGGAGACCATGTGCAACGCCGCCAAGTCGCTGGCCGCCGAAGTGATCCGGAAGGCGTCATGA
- a CDS encoding SHOCT domain-containing protein: MDWSNFWNVLWYTVIIFAFIAYLIVLFMILTDIFRDHKLAAGWKVVWIIFLIVFPYITAFIYVIARGSGMAERQAQAAKAADDATQEYIRQAAGTAGPADQIATAKSLLDAGTITQEEFDAIKAKALA, from the coding sequence GTGGACTGGAGCAATTTCTGGAACGTCCTGTGGTACACGGTGATCATCTTCGCGTTCATCGCGTACCTGATCGTCCTGTTCATGATCCTGACGGACATCTTCCGCGATCATAAGCTGGCCGCCGGCTGGAAGGTCGTGTGGATCATCTTCCTCATCGTCTTCCCGTACATCACGGCCTTCATCTATGTGATCGCCCGCGGCTCGGGCATGGCCGAACGGCAGGCGCAGGCCGCCAAGGCGGCCGACGACGCCACTCAGGAGTACATCCGCCAGGCCGCAGGCACCGCCGGTCCGGCCGATCAGATCGCCACGGCCAAGTCGCTGCTCGACGCCGGCACGATCACGCAGGAAGAGTTCGACGCCATCAAGGCGAAGGCGCTCGCCTGA
- a CDS encoding flavodoxin domain-containing protein gives MAAVILYGTETGTAELVADAVADVLAADFDPSIYDMADFAAEDLDTDDFLVVICSTYGEGELPSGALPFADELDDVKPDLTGLRFAVFGMGDTVYDDTFNRGGEIMAEMLTKLGANQVGEHFRHDASSTVKPAAAAEEWAEGLKAVIAEG, from the coding sequence ATGGCAGCAGTCATCCTTTACGGGACCGAGACCGGCACCGCTGAGCTCGTCGCCGACGCCGTCGCCGATGTGCTCGCAGCCGACTTCGACCCGTCGATCTACGACATGGCCGACTTCGCCGCCGAAGACCTCGACACCGACGACTTCCTGGTCGTGATCTGCTCCACCTACGGCGAGGGCGAACTGCCGTCGGGTGCGCTGCCCTTCGCCGACGAACTCGACGATGTGAAGCCCGACCTGACCGGACTGCGATTCGCCGTGTTCGGCATGGGCGACACAGTGTACGACGACACCTTCAACCGCGGGGGCGAGATCATGGCCGAGATGCTCACCAAGCTGGGCGCAAACCAGGTGGGCGAGCACTTCCGGCACGATGCGTCGTCGACGGTCAAGCCGGCCGCCGCCGCCGAAGAGTGGGCCGAAGGCCTGAAAGCAGTGATCGCGGAAGGCTAG
- a CDS encoding DUF3558 domain-containing protein yields MNRTRSRALIVGLLTLVLAVVSGCSDDGAPDPAAQAPTTGDVDTSQFEGLLTECEIVSDRQLAEAVGGTSVLGGYLGAICRWVVTGGVTTDVTLAWYEWGDFNLEKQTAKRQGYETENFQVNSVAAFSSRDPARPEMCGVTAKSPGRGTLTWWTEPHGAPHGEPCEAPTKLMELVINRAS; encoded by the coding sequence ATGAATCGAACTCGATCGCGGGCCCTGATCGTCGGCCTGCTGACTCTCGTCCTGGCGGTCGTGTCGGGCTGCTCCGACGACGGTGCACCGGATCCCGCGGCGCAGGCTCCCACGACCGGCGACGTCGACACCAGTCAGTTCGAGGGCCTGCTCACCGAGTGCGAGATCGTGAGCGATCGCCAACTCGCCGAGGCCGTCGGGGGCACCAGCGTGCTCGGGGGCTATCTGGGCGCCATCTGCCGCTGGGTGGTCACCGGCGGGGTGACCACCGATGTGACTCTCGCCTGGTACGAGTGGGGCGATTTCAACCTGGAGAAGCAGACCGCGAAACGCCAGGGATATGAGACCGAGAACTTCCAGGTCAACAGCGTGGCCGCGTTCAGTTCGCGGGATCCGGCGCGTCCGGAGATGTGCGGTGTCACCGCGAAGTCGCCGGGCCGTGGCACCCTCACCTGGTGGACCGAGCCGCACGGCGCGCCCCACGGCGAGCCGTGCGAGGCGCCGACCAAGCTGATGGAGCTCGTGATCAACCGGGCCAGCTGA
- a CDS encoding FAD-dependent oxidoreductase, with amino-acid sequence MAHVITRPCCNDGSCVEVCPVNCIHPTPDEDDFLTAEMLYIDPATCIDCGACIDECPVGAIYPDDELDAADEPFLQINADYYNDHDVDGGLAHSSAVPRVPSDRTLRVAIVGAGPAAFYAATALTDIRQVSVDMFDRLPTPYGLVRAGVAPDHPKTKGVETSFARTEKRRNFTYHLNVDVGTHITHDELAERYGAVLYAVGAPHDRHLGIPGEDLPGSFPATEFVAWYNGHPEFAGRNPLPAADRPSTADAGRAVVIGNGNVALDVARVLLEDGETLAATDIADHALAALNESPIREVVVMGRRGIENAAFTNAEFVSLADLDGIDVVIDPAELVLSDSTQRALDDGSLDSTIATKIRLAREFAARFDELDGLDERRRIVFRFLASPVEITGDDAVTGVRCVRNEYTAPGAVAPTAEQFDTAASVVVRSVGYRGRPVPGIPFDAERAVVPSTDARVTDGPGGDVVPGLYVAGWIRRGPTGGIGRNRMCGEEAAAAILADFAGGALPEPAKSADDVADLVAARGARHVGIDGWQRIDAAERAAGKEGGRRRVKLVTSEELEAVALADGT; translated from the coding sequence ATGGCCCACGTGATCACCCGGCCCTGCTGCAACGACGGCAGTTGTGTGGAGGTGTGTCCGGTCAACTGCATCCATCCGACGCCCGACGAAGACGACTTCCTCACCGCCGAGATGCTCTACATCGATCCGGCGACGTGCATCGACTGCGGCGCGTGCATCGACGAGTGCCCGGTCGGCGCGATCTACCCGGACGACGAGCTCGACGCCGCCGACGAGCCCTTCCTCCAGATCAACGCCGACTACTACAACGACCATGACGTCGACGGCGGGCTCGCCCATTCGTCTGCCGTGCCGCGGGTGCCCTCGGACAGGACGCTGCGGGTGGCGATCGTCGGCGCCGGCCCGGCCGCCTTCTATGCCGCGACCGCGCTCACCGACATCCGGCAGGTCAGCGTCGACATGTTCGACCGTCTGCCCACCCCGTACGGTCTCGTCCGGGCGGGCGTGGCCCCCGACCATCCCAAGACCAAGGGCGTCGAGACCAGCTTCGCGCGGACCGAGAAGCGCAGGAACTTCACCTACCACCTGAACGTCGACGTCGGCACGCACATCACGCACGACGAACTCGCCGAGCGGTACGGCGCCGTGCTCTATGCCGTCGGCGCCCCGCACGACCGGCACCTCGGCATCCCCGGGGAGGACCTCCCCGGCTCGTTCCCGGCCACCGAGTTCGTCGCCTGGTACAACGGTCATCCCGAGTTCGCCGGCCGGAATCCGCTGCCCGCCGCGGACCGCCCTTCGACGGCCGATGCCGGCCGCGCTGTGGTGATCGGCAACGGCAACGTCGCGCTCGACGTGGCACGCGTGCTGCTGGAGGACGGCGAGACACTGGCAGCGACGGACATCGCCGACCACGCCCTGGCGGCACTGAACGAGTCGCCGATCCGCGAGGTGGTGGTGATGGGGCGGCGCGGCATCGAGAACGCCGCGTTCACCAATGCGGAGTTCGTGTCCCTCGCCGATCTGGACGGCATCGACGTGGTGATCGATCCGGCGGAACTGGTGCTCTCGGATTCGACGCAGCGGGCACTCGACGACGGTTCGCTCGATTCGACGATCGCCACCAAGATCCGGCTCGCACGTGAGTTCGCGGCGCGTTTCGACGAGCTCGACGGACTCGACGAGCGCCGGCGCATAGTCTTCCGCTTCCTCGCGTCGCCGGTGGAGATCACCGGCGACGACGCCGTGACCGGGGTGCGCTGCGTGCGCAACGAGTACACGGCGCCGGGCGCGGTCGCACCGACGGCAGAGCAGTTCGACACCGCGGCGTCGGTGGTGGTGCGCTCCGTCGGTTACCGCGGGCGGCCGGTCCCCGGCATCCCGTTCGACGCCGAGCGTGCCGTGGTGCCCAGCACCGATGCGCGGGTCACCGACGGACCGGGCGGCGACGTGGTCCCCGGCTTGTACGTGGCCGGATGGATCCGACGCGGGCCCACCGGGGGAATCGGGCGTAACCGGATGTGCGGTGAGGAGGCCGCTGCGGCCATCCTCGCGGACTTCGCCGGCGGTGCGCTGCCTGAACCGGCGAAGTCCGCCGACGACGTCGCCGACCTCGTCGCTGCCCGCGGTGCGCGCCACGTCGGCATCGACGGCTGGCAGCGGATCGATGCCGCCGAGCGGGCCGCAGGCAAAGAGGGCGGCCGGCGGCGAGTGAAGCTCGTGACGTCGGAAGAACTCGAGGCCGTGGCGCTCGCGGACGGAACGTGA
- a CDS encoding DUF3558 domain-containing protein: MWRAVAFAAVLVLMPAAVACAAADEAPSSAGARTSAPRAGTGPAFERCGGLTLADVAEATGFGGLALFVDNTSSCEWRVGARPDGPVVSVNWYRGVADRP; the protein is encoded by the coding sequence ATGTGGCGGGCGGTGGCGTTCGCGGCGGTGCTGGTGCTGATGCCGGCCGCGGTGGCGTGCGCCGCCGCTGACGAGGCGCCGTCCTCGGCCGGTGCGCGGACCAGCGCTCCGCGCGCCGGAACCGGTCCCGCCTTCGAGCGGTGCGGCGGATTGACTCTGGCGGACGTGGCCGAGGCCACCGGCTTCGGGGGCCTGGCTCTCTTCGTCGACAACACGTCGTCGTGCGAGTGGCGGGTCGGCGCCCGCCCGGACGGACCGGTGGTGTCGGTCAACTGGTATCGCGGGGTCGCCGATCGGCCGTGA
- a CDS encoding LLM class F420-dependent oxidoreductase has product MDFGIVQFTSDRGVLPQVLAPLIEQAGFASYYVPEHGHIPTRREAAHPGTGDSSLPDDRYLRTLDPWTTLAAAAAVTERIRLATAVALPVQSDPITLAKTIATLDHLSGGRVTLGVGFGWNLDELADHGVPAGRRRTMLREYLEAMRALWTDEEASYRGEFVEFGSSWAWPKPVSIVPVLVGAAGNEKNFRWIARSADGWITTPREDDIEGSVVLLHRIWRDAGREGAPQIVVLDGKPVPERLDAWRGLGVSTVLYGVPDDSAERAAGYLARLAGKLDL; this is encoded by the coding sequence GTGGACTTCGGAATCGTGCAGTTCACCAGTGACCGCGGCGTGCTGCCCCAGGTGCTCGCACCGCTGATCGAACAGGCGGGCTTCGCGTCGTACTACGTGCCCGAACACGGTCACATCCCGACCCGGCGCGAAGCCGCCCACCCGGGCACCGGCGACTCCTCGCTACCGGACGACCGGTATCTGCGCACGCTCGACCCGTGGACCACCCTGGCGGCCGCGGCCGCGGTGACCGAGCGGATCCGGCTGGCGACGGCCGTCGCGCTGCCCGTCCAGTCCGATCCGATCACGCTCGCCAAGACGATCGCCACGCTCGATCACCTGTCGGGCGGTCGGGTGACGCTCGGCGTCGGATTCGGGTGGAACCTCGACGAGCTCGCCGACCACGGCGTGCCCGCGGGACGGCGCCGGACCATGCTCCGCGAGTACCTCGAAGCGATGCGGGCGCTCTGGACAGACGAGGAGGCGAGCTACCGGGGCGAGTTCGTCGAGTTCGGCTCCAGCTGGGCGTGGCCCAAACCGGTCTCCATCGTCCCGGTACTCGTGGGAGCGGCCGGCAACGAGAAGAACTTCCGGTGGATCGCCCGCAGCGCCGACGGCTGGATCACCACCCCGCGCGAGGACGACATCGAGGGGTCCGTCGTCCTGCTGCACCGCATCTGGCGCGATGCGGGGCGGGAGGGCGCACCGCAGATCGTCGTGCTCGACGGCAAGCCGGTGCCGGAGCGCCTCGACGCCTGGCGTGGGCTCGGAGTCTCCACGGTGCTCTACGGTGTGCCCGACGACTCCGCCGAACGCGCCGCGGGATACCTCGCACGGCTTGCCGGAAAACTGGACCTCTGA
- a CDS encoding acyl-[acyl-carrier-protein] thioesterase, whose product MPANKPTSSTPPEYTPLADRKTGARFYENDYRVRTGDVDQEMRVRLDGLARYLQDVANDNIEATDFGDTDPFWIVRRTVIDVLEPITWPADFRAERWCGALSTRWTNMRVRLTSTSETNRFNPDPRPNGLVETEAFWINVTEQGMPSRITDHAFEMLSSMTDEHRLRWKSMNPEQAPDESELELPDREHVLRSTDFDPFRHLNNAAYLEAIEDELVDHPDLLDVPHRAVIEYLRPITPGVPIMLRRKRIDDCLYVWMLIPGDDGLVPAATASVSRIPAA is encoded by the coding sequence ATGCCCGCGAACAAGCCGACGTCGTCGACTCCTCCCGAGTACACGCCTCTGGCCGACCGCAAGACGGGCGCCCGGTTCTACGAGAACGACTATCGGGTGCGCACCGGCGACGTCGACCAGGAGATGCGGGTCCGGCTCGACGGCCTGGCCCGCTACCTGCAGGACGTGGCCAACGACAACATCGAGGCGACCGATTTCGGCGACACCGACCCGTTCTGGATCGTGCGCCGCACCGTGATCGACGTCCTGGAGCCGATCACGTGGCCGGCCGACTTCCGCGCCGAGCGATGGTGCGGCGCCTTGTCGACGCGGTGGACCAACATGCGGGTGCGGCTGACGTCGACCAGCGAGACCAACCGCTTCAACCCGGACCCGCGACCGAACGGCCTGGTGGAGACCGAGGCGTTCTGGATCAACGTCACTGAGCAGGGCATGCCGTCACGGATCACCGACCATGCTTTCGAGATGCTGTCGTCGATGACCGACGAGCATCGCCTGCGCTGGAAGTCGATGAACCCCGAGCAGGCGCCGGACGAGTCCGAACTGGAGTTGCCCGACCGCGAGCACGTGCTGCGTTCGACCGACTTCGACCCGTTCCGCCACCTCAACAACGCGGCCTACCTGGAGGCGATCGAGGACGAGCTGGTCGACCATCCCGACCTGCTCGACGTGCCGCACCGCGCCGTCATCGAGTATCTGAGGCCGATCACACCGGGCGTGCCGATCATGCTCCGGCGCAAGCGGATCGACGACTGCCTGTACGTGTGGATGCTGATTCCCGGCGACGACGGTCTGGTGCCCGCGGCGACGGCATCGGTCTCCAGGATTCCCGCCGCCTGA
- a CDS encoding PaaI family thioesterase has product MDFRIEDITRDEIDRRLSVVEPLTDSVRDLVDAVIRSQVSDAELDAARAKIDEVVAALRTQQRPGSFGTPYTREFIGMPWGNAAVGARNALAPPLRVTRSPGVAECDMVLGAAYEGPGGCVHGGVAALMLDQLVGEAASTDGLPSFTGTLTVRYLRPTRLGALTARAEVTGREGRKTFVHATMSDDDGVTVEADAIMVSPKGFELPDGDALPHPANSRQDL; this is encoded by the coding sequence GTGGACTTCCGGATCGAAGACATCACCCGAGACGAGATCGATCGACGCCTCTCCGTGGTCGAGCCCTTGACCGATTCGGTGCGCGACCTGGTCGATGCGGTGATCCGCTCGCAGGTGAGCGACGCCGAACTCGATGCCGCCCGCGCGAAGATCGACGAGGTGGTCGCCGCGCTGCGCACGCAGCAGCGCCCCGGCAGCTTCGGCACCCCGTACACGCGTGAGTTCATCGGCATGCCGTGGGGAAACGCCGCGGTCGGCGCGCGCAATGCCCTCGCACCGCCGCTGCGGGTCACCCGCTCTCCCGGCGTCGCCGAGTGCGACATGGTGCTCGGCGCCGCGTACGAGGGGCCCGGGGGCTGCGTGCACGGAGGCGTCGCGGCACTGATGCTCGACCAACTGGTGGGCGAGGCCGCCAGCACAGACGGCCTGCCGAGCTTCACCGGCACGCTGACCGTCAGATACCTGCGGCCGACGCGGCTCGGCGCCCTCACCGCCCGTGCCGAGGTGACCGGCCGCGAGGGCCGCAAGACCTTCGTCCACGCGACCATGTCCGACGACGACGGCGTCACCGTCGAGGCGGACGCGATCATGGTCTCCCCCAAGGGCTTCGAGCTGCCCGACGGCGATGCGCTGCCCCACCCCGCCAACTCCCGCCAGGATCTGTGA
- a CDS encoding amidohydrolase family protein: MCDELAPAPFSADEAAAVQAFTAGLGLDGLIDVHTHFMPKRVLDKVWAYFDSAGPMIGREWPITYRADEDTRVAALRAFGVRAFSSMVYPHKPDMAPWLNAWAADFAARHPDCLQTATFYPEPGAAEYVTAAIESGARVFKSHIQVGDYSPLDPLLDGVWGVLAEAQTPVVIHCGSGPAPGRFTGPEPIRAVLQRFPELSLIVAHMGTPEYAEFVELAERYEQVRLDTTMSFTDFSERGAPYPPSLLPRLAGLQEKILFGSDFPNIPYGYLHALEACERLCFGDDWLRSVVHHNAARLFGLA, translated from the coding sequence ATGTGCGACGAACTCGCCCCGGCGCCGTTCAGCGCCGACGAAGCTGCGGCAGTCCAGGCGTTCACCGCAGGCCTCGGGCTCGACGGACTGATCGACGTACACACCCACTTCATGCCCAAGCGGGTCCTGGACAAGGTGTGGGCCTACTTCGACTCCGCCGGCCCGATGATCGGACGCGAATGGCCGATCACGTACCGCGCCGACGAGGACACCCGGGTCGCCGCGCTGCGGGCGTTCGGGGTGCGTGCGTTCAGCTCGATGGTCTATCCGCACAAGCCCGACATGGCGCCCTGGCTCAATGCCTGGGCCGCCGACTTCGCCGCCCGCCACCCCGACTGCCTGCAGACCGCCACGTTCTATCCCGAACCTGGTGCCGCCGAGTACGTCACGGCGGCGATCGAGTCCGGAGCACGGGTGTTCAAGTCGCACATCCAGGTCGGCGACTACTCCCCGCTCGATCCGCTCCTCGACGGCGTGTGGGGCGTCCTCGCCGAGGCCCAGACTCCCGTGGTGATCCACTGCGGGTCCGGTCCCGCACCCGGACGCTTCACCGGACCGGAGCCGATACGCGCTGTCCTGCAACGTTTTCCGGAGCTCTCCCTGATCGTCGCCCACATGGGGACACCGGAGTACGCCGAGTTCGTCGAGCTCGCCGAGCGCTACGAGCAGGTGCGCCTGGACACGACGATGAGCTTCACCGATTTCTCCGAGCGGGGCGCGCCGTATCCGCCGTCACTGCTCCCCCGCCTGGCCGGGCTGCAGGAGAAGATCCTGTTCGGGTCGGACTTCCCGAACATTCCGTACGGCTATCTCCACGCGCTCGAGGCGTGCGAGCGCCTCTGCTTCGGCGACGACTGGTTGCGCTCGGTGGTCCACCACAACGCCGCCCGCCTGTTCGGGCTCGCCTGA
- a CDS encoding DMT family transporter gives MHSWIPALLAMAAAALIAGGTVLRQKASQRNGAITKGWWAGAVLAVVGFGFQAWALGLGSILLVQPLVVLAVLFALPLEAWVDHRRPSRMDWFWGALLVGAVVVFLVLAHPVPSDRRPSHILLAITVTVLIVLLIVLVVVAERCRDAHYKSLCYGIAAGALFGIAALLVKSVSLHFIDDPLHVLEHADVYLLAIVATLAVVAQQKSFGAGDLQTSFPAMNVMEPAVSMALGVVLLGENLRVGVGRSVLLTGILLVAAVAVVQLAKDAAVRSDTKPRDDGGRRAVAKPDRVAD, from the coding sequence ATGCACTCCTGGATACCCGCTCTGCTCGCTATGGCCGCCGCGGCGCTGATCGCCGGCGGGACGGTGCTGCGCCAGAAGGCCTCTCAGCGCAACGGTGCCATCACCAAGGGGTGGTGGGCCGGTGCGGTGCTCGCGGTGGTCGGGTTCGGTTTTCAGGCTTGGGCGCTCGGGCTCGGCTCGATCCTGCTGGTCCAGCCGCTCGTCGTGCTCGCAGTGCTCTTCGCGCTGCCTCTCGAGGCCTGGGTCGACCACCGGCGGCCGTCGAGGATGGACTGGTTCTGGGGAGCGCTCCTGGTCGGGGCGGTGGTTGTGTTCCTGGTTCTGGCGCACCCGGTGCCGAGCGACCGCAGGCCGTCGCACATCCTCCTCGCGATCACGGTCACGGTGTTGATCGTCCTGTTGATCGTGCTGGTCGTGGTTGCCGAGAGGTGTCGGGACGCGCACTACAAGTCGCTCTGCTACGGCATCGCGGCCGGTGCGCTCTTCGGTATCGCGGCACTGCTCGTCAAGTCGGTGTCACTGCACTTCATCGACGACCCGCTGCACGTCCTCGAACACGCCGATGTGTATCTGCTGGCGATCGTCGCGACCTTGGCCGTGGTCGCTCAGCAGAAGTCGTTCGGGGCCGGCGATCTGCAGACGTCGTTCCCGGCGATGAACGTGATGGAACCGGCGGTCTCGATGGCGCTCGGAGTGGTGCTGCTGGGCGAGAACTTGCGCGTGGGTGTCGGGCGCAGCGTCTTGCTGACCGGAATCCTCCTCGTCGCGGCTGTGGCCGTCGTGCAGTTGGCGAAAGACGCGGCCGTCCGCTCGGACACGAAACCGCGCGACGACGGTGGTCGTCGCGCGGTGGCGAAGCCGGATCGGGTTGCGGACTAG
- a CDS encoding nucleoside deaminase, which produces MIVRSPEPEDLSHLRRCVTLARHAVEVGDEPFGSLLVLDDDVLFEDFNHVSGGDNTCHPEFAIARWAAENLSEEQRHAAVVYTSGEHCPMCAAAHAWVGLGRIVYAASSIQLLQWRREWGLPDSPVAPLPINAVAPGVPVAGPAPELVDEIRHLHAESAGVR; this is translated from the coding sequence GTGATCGTCCGCAGCCCGGAACCAGAGGACCTCTCCCACCTGAGAAGGTGCGTGACCCTGGCCAGACATGCCGTGGAGGTCGGCGACGAGCCGTTCGGGTCACTCCTGGTGCTCGACGACGACGTGCTCTTCGAGGACTTCAATCACGTGTCCGGCGGAGACAACACCTGCCACCCGGAGTTCGCGATCGCTCGCTGGGCCGCCGAGAACCTGAGCGAGGAGCAGCGGCACGCCGCCGTCGTCTACACCTCCGGCGAGCACTGCCCGATGTGTGCGGCCGCGCACGCCTGGGTGGGCCTGGGGCGCATCGTCTACGCCGCCAGTTCGATCCAGCTGCTCCAGTGGCGACGCGAATGGGGCCTGCCCGATTCACCCGTCGCCCCGTTGCCGATCAACGCCGTCGCGCCGGGCGTGCCGGTCGCCGGGCCCGCCCCCGAACTCGTCGACGAGATCCGGCACCTGCACGCCGAGTCCGCCGGAGTCCGCTGA
- a CDS encoding NADPH:quinone oxidoreductase family protein, translated as MKAQVLVTEEGPAGFELQDVAEPVPAPGQVVVDVKSCGLCFPDLLMSRGQYQLRPPLPFTPGTEVAGVVRSAPADSAFEAGDRVLVASMIGGFAETLTAAPQQLLPIPDELTFDEAAAMGINFQTALFALKLRAQTAPGEVVAVLGAAGGVGVASILVAKAMGAKVIAVVHRSGAEEMLRDLGADEVVPLADGWKDRVLELSDGGVDVVVDPVGGDVFDEALRTVAPDGRYVVIGFAAGGIPTVKLNRVLFRNVSIVGAAWGEYIRRQPQVPALLHDELVEMIQAGLRPPVNATYGLDDLPQALADLAEGRIRGKAVVKIAE; from the coding sequence ATGAAGGCGCAGGTGCTGGTCACGGAAGAGGGGCCTGCGGGCTTCGAACTGCAAGACGTCGCGGAGCCGGTGCCCGCACCCGGACAGGTCGTGGTCGACGTCAAGTCCTGCGGTCTGTGCTTCCCGGATCTGCTGATGAGCCGGGGTCAGTACCAGTTGCGGCCGCCGCTGCCGTTCACCCCGGGCACCGAGGTGGCCGGCGTGGTGCGCAGCGCGCCGGCGGACTCGGCCTTCGAAGCGGGCGACCGCGTGCTGGTGGCGTCGATGATCGGCGGCTTCGCCGAGACGCTGACTGCGGCGCCCCAGCAGCTCCTCCCGATCCCCGACGAGCTGACGTTCGACGAGGCCGCGGCGATGGGCATCAACTTCCAGACCGCGCTGTTCGCGCTGAAACTGCGTGCGCAGACCGCGCCCGGCGAGGTGGTCGCGGTGCTCGGCGCCGCGGGCGGCGTCGGGGTGGCGTCGATCCTGGTGGCGAAGGCCATGGGCGCCAAGGTGATCGCGGTGGTGCATCGGTCCGGCGCCGAGGAGATGCTGCGGGACCTGGGGGCCGACGAGGTGGTCCCGCTCGCCGACGGGTGGAAGGATCGCGTCCTGGAGCTGTCCGACGGGGGTGTGGACGTGGTGGTCGATCCGGTCGGCGGCGACGTGTTCGACGAGGCGCTGCGCACCGTCGCGCCGGACGGGCGATACGTGGTGATCGGGTTCGCCGCCGGCGGGATCCCGACAGTCAAACTCAACCGCGTCCTGTTCCGCAACGTCTCGATCGTGGGCGCGGCCTGGGGCGAGTACATCCGCCGCCAGCCGCAGGTGCCCGCGCTGCTGCACGACGAGCTCGTGGAGATGATCCAAGCCGGACTGCGACCGCCGGTGAACGCCACGTATGGGCTCGACGACCTTCCTCAGGCGCTCGCCGATCTGGCCGAGGGCAGGATTCGCGGCAAGGCGGTCGTCAAGATCGCCGAGTGA